In Paenibacillus sp. FSL R7-0345, a single window of DNA contains:
- a CDS encoding tyrosine-type recombinase/integrase, with amino-acid sequence MPIFDDTIANDIAFEENLLQLADQYGPDAFKRMLQRLSPQNHADAIKMKESVLLDVAVLHYYESDAFQSLAKTSQQAYRYEMNLFLRYCERSKGANPNIKEISSAAFLNDYLAPVQKLNTRNKKAAFLRSFLGEVFTHFFNQDIRKLKRTLSVEIDQNREPRAFAKEQLDELLCLVRLGREAHRNFTILWTFLGSGIRLSELLHLQIGDIVSSRQEILVRGKGKKGYKQPSKITKSSLEILSKYVSFRYHGVKDAQDYLERYIFSDDSGKSPLHESTVQKMFTALIDQATSIPESDKKPYKLSVHSLRHSFALYLLESGVNLYTIKELMRHSWLSSTEVYLKLFDSMLVKAIDQHPLAQLKASDLF; translated from the coding sequence ATGCCTATATTTGATGATACGATAGCCAATGATATTGCTTTTGAAGAAAACCTACTCCAACTGGCGGATCAATACGGACCAGATGCGTTTAAACGCATGCTGCAGCGCCTGTCTCCTCAAAACCATGCTGATGCGATAAAAATGAAGGAATCGGTTCTGCTGGATGTTGCGGTTCTCCATTATTACGAGAGTGATGCGTTTCAGAGCTTAGCAAAAACCTCGCAACAGGCATATCGCTATGAAATGAATTTGTTCTTACGGTATTGCGAACGCTCAAAAGGAGCAAACCCAAACATCAAGGAGATTTCTTCTGCAGCCTTTTTAAACGACTATCTAGCCCCTGTTCAAAAACTGAATACACGCAACAAAAAAGCTGCTTTTTTAAGAAGTTTTCTAGGAGAGGTTTTTACTCATTTCTTCAACCAGGATATCCGGAAACTCAAACGAACCCTCTCGGTGGAAATAGATCAAAACCGTGAGCCACGTGCATTTGCCAAGGAACAGTTGGATGAGCTACTATGCCTTGTTAGGCTTGGTCGCGAAGCGCACCGAAATTTCACCATTTTATGGACCTTTTTAGGTTCCGGTATTCGGCTGAGTGAATTGTTACATCTACAGATTGGTGATATTGTTTCATCCCGGCAAGAGATCCTTGTACGTGGAAAAGGAAAAAAAGGATACAAACAGCCTAGCAAAATAACCAAATCCTCCCTTGAAATACTGAGTAAATACGTGAGCTTTCGTTACCATGGCGTGAAAGACGCGCAAGATTATCTGGAACGATATATTTTTTCGGACGATAGTGGAAAATCCCCTTTACACGAAAGTACGGTTCAGAAGATGTTTACTGCCTTGATTGATCAAGCAACCTCTATACCCGAATCCGACAAAAAACCTTATAAGCTTTCCGTACACTCTTTGCGGCATTCCTTTGCACTCTATCTGCTTGAATCCGGTGTAAATCTATACACGATTAAGGAACTAATGAGACATTCGTGGCTGAGCTCCACGGAGGTTTATTTAAAATTGTTTGATAGTATGCTGGTTAAAGCAATCGACCAGCATCCCCTCGCTCAGCTTAAAGCAAGCGATCTCTTTTGA
- a CDS encoding GNAT family N-acetyltransferase, which produces MNEITFEPVIELALDEFKKRLQTAFSLAIIAMNEKASDEPIPSDQDIERNYYNKEAETYNVYKSGQRVGGIIVSINHLSNHNHLDFFFIDPEHHSKGIGFEVWRAIEEKYPETEIWQTGTPYFEKRNIHFYVNKCGFQINEFFCEHHPDPHGQQEDLSDDSDGFDDGFFNFIKFMKNKTHKAD; this is translated from the coding sequence ATGAATGAAATCACATTTGAACCCGTAATTGAATTAGCATTAGATGAATTTAAGAAGAGACTCCAGACCGCTTTTTCTCTAGCGATAATAGCAATGAATGAAAAAGCTTCCGACGAGCCTATTCCATCTGATCAAGACATTGAAAGAAATTATTACAACAAAGAGGCAGAAACCTATAACGTCTACAAAAGTGGTCAGCGTGTCGGCGGCATCATTGTGTCCATTAATCACTTATCAAACCATAATCATTTGGATTTCTTCTTTATCGATCCGGAACATCACAGCAAAGGTATCGGTTTTGAGGTGTGGAGAGCCATCGAAGAGAAATATCCCGAAACCGAAATCTGGCAAACGGGCACACCTTATTTTGAGAAGCGAAACATTCACTTTTATGTGAATAAATGCGGCTTTCAAATCAATGAGTTTTTCTGTGAACACCATCCAGATCCCCATGGACAGCAAGAAGACCTCTCTGATGATAGTGACGGTTTTGATGACGGATTTTTCAATTTTATTAAGTTTATGAAAAACAAGACTCATAAAGCAGATTAG
- a CDS encoding site-specific integrase: MAFLLQSAYFQIWSNNFTLRSSTKQKYISVIKKFETFLLDNGFEGALDFDQFHASREHPGRFLPIQRQVFDRFFMDLKHHENMSNMNLAATITVLRCFFEFLYEADLIQHNPLLGYPRPKFESPIQNTALSKAECLALLQSALHRSPFYRQEFVFLWFMLITGLRLSEVRYLKRKRVQLNTRIVHVFDAQKTEKRPVALPQDLTVELERYIQHPEYLKYANQGDEYLFHQQGKIMTVDKIKRILSELAQDAGLGRHIRPHDLRRTAGYLMQTGGMSIIDIQHQMRHKNIGTTLRYVPPLSDLTKILEDT; this comes from the coding sequence ATGGCTTTTTTACTTCAGTCCGCCTACTTCCAGATCTGGAGCAACAATTTCACATTAAGAAGTTCAACCAAACAAAAATATATAAGCGTAATCAAAAAATTCGAAACCTTCTTACTCGACAATGGTTTTGAAGGAGCACTTGATTTTGATCAATTTCATGCCAGTCGTGAGCATCCCGGCAGATTCCTCCCCATTCAACGACAGGTCTTTGATCGTTTTTTTATGGACTTAAAACATCATGAAAATATGTCGAATATGAATCTCGCAGCTACCATTACCGTGTTACGATGTTTCTTTGAATTCCTGTATGAGGCGGATCTGATTCAACATAACCCACTGCTTGGATATCCTAGGCCAAAATTCGAGTCCCCCATTCAAAACACGGCCTTGTCGAAAGCAGAGTGTCTTGCCCTTCTACAATCTGCGTTGCATAGAAGCCCGTTCTACCGTCAAGAATTTGTGTTTCTCTGGTTCATGCTGATCACGGGTCTTCGACTTTCAGAGGTCCGTTACCTAAAGCGGAAACGGGTACAATTGAATACACGGATCGTCCACGTGTTTGATGCACAAAAAACCGAGAAACGACCTGTCGCCCTCCCTCAGGATCTCACAGTAGAACTTGAACGGTACATCCAACATCCTGAATATCTTAAATATGCGAATCAGGGGGATGAATATCTATTCCATCAACAAGGAAAAATCATGACCGTCGATAAGATTAAACGGATACTATCTGAGTTAGCACAAGATGCAGGCCTTGGCAGACATATTCGGCCACATGATCTTAGACGAACAGCAGGATATTTGATGCAGACTGGCGGCATGAGCATCATCGATATCCAGCATCAGATGCGACATAAAAATATAGGAACCACGCTTCGTTATGTACCTCCACTGAGTGATTTAACTAAGATTCTTGAGGACACATGA
- a CDS encoding acyltransferase family protein, with product MSIVNHLKSFFGEEAVNSGRQKELDIAKGLAVIFMIWQHILGVFNVPTYGAFEDFAVSILGSPFAAPVFMFTMGMGITYSRNNHPSNLFKRGLHLFIIGFALNVSRWIIPESIRTLIYGDAFHITALHNFLMMDILQFAALAFVFIGIVKQFNIPAKAVIFIALICSLIGNFAFYRSANYVIADIVGLFIPTNGHVTFPFVNWIIFVVAGFYFAHLYRYLKDKRGFFLMVTPVALVISVTYITYSYIAKKGMFGDENSFFFMTFIGMIFNIILVIGWIGLLHLLFNRIEGLFITFMSGLSKNINSVYVIQWTIIGFLSTLFSISLSHLTEVMLLISILFASYILSNVWKQLKTKER from the coding sequence ATGTCCATAGTCAATCATTTAAAAAGTTTTTTTGGGGAGGAAGCCGTAAACAGTGGGCGGCAGAAGGAATTGGACATCGCAAAAGGGCTAGCAGTTATATTTATGATATGGCAGCATATCCTTGGTGTGTTTAATGTTCCAACGTATGGTGCTTTTGAAGATTTCGCTGTCAGTATTTTAGGTTCTCCTTTTGCTGCTCCTGTATTTATGTTTACTATGGGGATGGGCATAACCTATTCCAGGAATAACCATCCCTCCAATTTATTCAAAAGAGGTTTACATCTTTTTATCATTGGATTTGCTCTGAATGTCAGCAGGTGGATCATCCCTGAAAGCATTCGAACACTCATTTATGGAGACGCCTTCCATATAACTGCACTACATAATTTTCTTATGATGGATATTCTCCAATTCGCAGCTTTGGCATTCGTTTTTATTGGAATCGTCAAGCAATTTAACATTCCGGCTAAAGCCGTTATATTCATCGCCCTAATATGTTCACTAATAGGAAATTTTGCGTTTTACAGATCCGCCAACTATGTCATTGCTGATATTGTGGGTCTGTTCATACCAACAAATGGTCATGTGACATTCCCATTTGTGAACTGGATCATTTTTGTTGTTGCAGGGTTTTACTTTGCTCACTTGTATCGGTATTTAAAAGATAAGCGAGGGTTTTTCCTTATGGTTACACCTGTCGCACTCGTAATTTCCGTAACCTATATTACTTATAGCTATATCGCAAAAAAAGGAATGTTTGGTGATGAAAATTCCTTCTTCTTTATGACATTTATAGGTATGATTTTCAACATTATCCTGGTGATTGGATGGATCGGTCTTTTACATTTACTATTTAATAGAATAGAGGGGCTATTTATTACTTTTATGTCTGGCTTAAGTAAAAATATCAATTCAGTCTATGTCATCCAATGGACAATAATCGGGTTTTTATCTACACTATTCTCCATTTCCCTATCCCACTTAACAGAAGTCATGCTCCTTATTTCTATTTTATTTGCCTCCTATATACTTAGCAACGTGTGGAAGCAATTAAAAACAAAGGAAAGGTAA
- a CDS encoding helix-turn-helix domain-containing protein, whose amino-acid sequence MKEYELLRIQLLKTLVQMEEKLIGVEKKKLQFYDTVESRDENLIFRQNSPQQQAIMSVSELSEYLGVSTDCIYTMVRENQIPFIRVRRRILFARESINEWIHINTPYSE is encoded by the coding sequence ATGAAAGAATATGAATTATTACGAATTCAATTATTAAAAACACTAGTACAAATGGAAGAGAAGCTTATAGGTGTCGAGAAGAAAAAGCTTCAATTTTATGATACTGTTGAAAGTAGAGATGAGAATTTAATCTTTCGCCAAAACAGTCCTCAGCAGCAAGCTATAATGTCTGTATCTGAGTTGTCTGAGTATCTCGGTGTCTCTACAGACTGTATTTATACAATGGTACGTGAAAATCAAATTCCCTTTATAAGAGTACGAAGACGAATATTATTTGCCAGAGAGTCAATTAATGAATGGATTCACATTAACACCCCATATTCTGAATAA
- a CDS encoding DUF262 domain-containing protein codes for MSIELYYKSVKEILHFHFIVPSYQRGYRWGSKQVEQLIDDIYKEQGKKYYLQPLVISNVANSELKWNVIDGQQRLTTIFIIIGALNYLISQDPGKTIHDPNLTMTLEYESRTSSAIFLSFLTDYKNLADLPMEVLNQECLWETFKLYKIGGDVEKNLDFEYMLDAFCTSVNIVNELLGKSELNNLIVLKQRLLNECVFIWCPINANENDKRNSEITQFSKINMGKIELTDAELIKAEIMNPSRLNNELERNEIKEKQFAISEVWYSMENELRKPDFWAFVPHEGQYSIENHSRSRIDVLFEYLLLENELEHRGGVNSYIEKLSSLYKYSLFARVQQLLDNDNTWGKIRDIFEQLKELYESDGRTQIEDDKSKHTAGKDASIYNLLSFITLYQQKKGENKSFFYLKSYETFYRLLKRDRDERIPYIKSKIREMMYGEENIEDKIKRIRYGKRDELRETLLLYNLVILSKTTGIGNRYNFLEHNNIKREWTREHIFPQNTRISLKNTLKAQKDLLHLFTSNLDVKDNIVLKNEMIFKYINYLYGKENLSYSPVNLDNSGIINWTNDEEAIELFIKQKNDEDEYEKEYAKKLMLIQKSINLLSKIKVLEKNNGLIYGKNQEAVIKHITTNNDIFKSIDVEKIISLFEKERENCIRVLKELLPNIQFTDFITGYVDKYMNGSIFIMNSKVYEEGQEGIINFNRIFTRMYEAIIDNIESINNIKTCAHYLPLLKEILTLVNQSIEVEVSRFFKDDFNYLMSDNSIGNMALLDNIVNGSESVGNKPFNKKKDAIFKKMKSGEFIPLATILAFTNVYAKKRFTNEYWMFESRYEYVYDIISTIKDFLEYNKDGKGKRNVNKG; via the coding sequence GTGAGTATTGAACTTTATTATAAATCGGTAAAAGAGATATTACATTTCCATTTTATTGTTCCTTCCTATCAAAGAGGCTACCGCTGGGGGAGCAAGCAGGTTGAACAACTTATTGATGATATATATAAAGAGCAAGGTAAAAAGTATTATCTTCAGCCTCTTGTTATAAGTAATGTTGCTAACTCTGAGCTGAAATGGAATGTTATAGATGGCCAACAGCGTCTAACAACAATATTTATTATAATAGGGGCTTTAAATTATTTAATCTCACAAGATCCGGGCAAAACAATTCATGATCCAAACCTAACGATGACTTTAGAATATGAGAGCCGTACAAGCAGTGCTATATTTCTGAGTTTTTTAACTGACTATAAAAACTTAGCTGATCTGCCAATGGAGGTCTTAAACCAAGAGTGTTTATGGGAAACGTTTAAACTGTATAAAATAGGAGGAGATGTAGAGAAAAATTTGGATTTTGAATACATGCTCGATGCATTTTGCACATCCGTCAATATAGTAAATGAATTATTGGGAAAAAGTGAGTTGAACAATTTAATTGTTTTAAAGCAGCGATTATTGAATGAGTGTGTTTTCATTTGGTGCCCAATCAATGCAAATGAAAATGATAAGAGAAATTCGGAAATAACACAATTTTCAAAGATAAACATGGGGAAAATAGAACTTACAGATGCAGAACTTATAAAAGCAGAGATAATGAATCCTTCACGATTAAACAATGAACTCGAAAGAAACGAGATTAAAGAAAAACAATTTGCTATTTCAGAAGTATGGTATTCTATGGAAAATGAATTGAGGAAACCGGATTTTTGGGCTTTTGTCCCTCATGAAGGCCAATATAGTATTGAAAATCATAGTAGGTCTAGAATCGATGTTTTATTCGAATATTTATTATTGGAAAATGAATTAGAACATAGGGGGGGAGTGAATAGTTATATAGAAAAATTAAGTTCATTATATAAATATTCGTTATTTGCAAGAGTGCAGCAGCTTCTAGATAATGATAATACTTGGGGTAAAATCAGAGATATTTTTGAACAATTGAAAGAGTTGTATGAAAGTGACGGAAGAACTCAAATAGAAGATGATAAAAGTAAGCATACAGCTGGGAAGGACGCTAGTATATACAATTTACTAAGTTTTATTACCCTTTATCAACAAAAAAAAGGCGAGAATAAAAGTTTTTTTTATCTGAAAAGCTATGAAACATTCTATAGATTATTAAAAAGAGATCGGGATGAACGCATCCCTTATATTAAAAGTAAAATTAGAGAAATGATGTATGGAGAAGAAAACATTGAAGATAAGATAAAACGTATCAGATATGGAAAACGTGACGAATTGCGGGAAACATTACTGTTGTATAATTTGGTGATTTTATCTAAAACAACTGGAATTGGTAATCGATATAATTTTTTGGAGCATAATAATATTAAACGTGAGTGGACTAGAGAGCATATATTTCCTCAAAATACTAGAATTTCTTTAAAAAACACACTGAAGGCACAAAAAGATCTTTTACATCTGTTTACTAGTAACCTTGATGTAAAAGACAATATTGTATTAAAGAATGAAATGATTTTTAAGTATATCAATTATTTATACGGGAAAGAGAATCTTTCCTATTCTCCCGTTAATCTTGATAACTCTGGAATAATCAATTGGACTAATGATGAGGAGGCAATTGAATTATTTATAAAACAAAAAAACGATGAGGATGAATACGAAAAAGAATATGCTAAAAAACTAATGCTGATTCAAAAATCCATAAATTTATTATCGAAAATCAAAGTTTTGGAGAAAAACAATGGATTAATATACGGAAAAAATCAGGAAGCCGTGATTAAACATATAACAACCAATAATGATATATTTAAAAGCATTGATGTGGAAAAGATTATCTCATTATTTGAAAAAGAACGTGAAAATTGCATTAGAGTTTTGAAGGAATTACTACCAAATATACAATTTACAGATTTTATTACTGGGTACGTAGATAAATATATGAATGGATCTATATTTATAATGAATTCTAAAGTTTATGAGGAGGGTCAAGAAGGAATTATAAATTTCAATAGAATATTTACAAGGATGTATGAAGCTATCATTGATAATATAGAAAGCATAAATAACATAAAGACATGTGCCCATTATCTTCCTTTGTTAAAGGAAATACTCACCCTAGTAAACCAGTCAATCGAAGTTGAGGTAAGTCGGTTTTTTAAAGATGATTTTAATTATTTAATGTCTGATAATTCAATTGGAAATATGGCATTGTTAGATAATATAGTAAATGGAAGCGAAAGTGTCGGCAATAAACCATTTAATAAAAAAAAGGATGCAATCTTCAAAAAAATGAAATCGGGAGAATTTATCCCTTTGGCAACTATTTTAGCCTTTACAAATGTATATGCAAAAAAACGATTTACAAATGAATACTGGATGTTTGAGAGTAGATATGAATATGTGTATGATATTATTTCAACAATTAAAGATTTTCTAGAATATAACAAGGATGGGAAGGGTAAAAGGAATGTTAATAAAGGATGA
- a CDS encoding DUF262 domain-containing protein, protein MLIKDEYVLTIPKQEYSLYRLLEEYNICIPAIQRDYVQGLNEVSIKNKRLRMIQDVKESLQSRKQLSLNIVYGLHEGEGDNLTFYPIDGQQRLTFLYLLHWYLALISAEGEFERFCELKSFSYETRNYANEFFSFLRIKDNKEMWLNIFKSRDRHKRTLLEQIKLKAWFKSQWLTDTTVISIINVFSDFIDNLETKIDVSKAAEFYDQLKTSTLICFDFLSELAKDAELTASTNYIRLNARGKQLDEFENVKAILSLLENKLGGEIKEYQKFVYQYDQKYIDIFYKECSEETKLEEKTKQINDKTLRLLMSTYIFLRSIRGEAKDEHITFDTYYSIIYYESQEDEISGFWKEYFEFLNILLTTIAGDGRIQKRLTLFWEQVYEPKTNDSDNLVSSLRYVYYYYKSQQQYLNIDKLEQLDYVLLNLKYREWRQNGFQTIELLARYSAYYPDVFEFFAQETLDKVIAKLNVNKENCEITDVNDIKVRFKEQCIKASIIKRLNEDYQLFASLEGKSGKRQIQYLLSIANMWVNEITKEKIDVLLRYMEIAERFLCSQSKQEQLLWKKLFAVASYWDVNNNHLLTSYMINQQISAKDRSGKRNVHYWNNDYYFINDDIEDKEKEGHKLNEHKYELVKRAYDIWISYGLSDEQQRKVWLKDQFADSAYEASWLKYAIDRNRLELLDNTVSYDDAQERVYIDIKHNYRNPNWRYNFFSTVYMFDFLENQPEYKHNMYNAYVWDYYGRAFSADSIENGTHFYPNLKIINQFGLRLLWDGFRRKELSYKFGEQSWEVRGVFGYNHSIDFPHGPNSNITITHKDVIITEFLKGNQYKQYIYNLDKSSELSEIEDRIQDFKVKINGLKYTTDAEYEHWSSRNYSYNYNEVYRYHYKNSIITQINKENFVDIENIQFIKCNNLL, encoded by the coding sequence ATGTTAATAAAGGATGAATATGTCTTAACCATACCCAAACAAGAATATTCCTTATATAGATTATTAGAGGAATATAATATATGTATACCTGCCATTCAACGAGATTATGTTCAGGGACTGAATGAGGTAAGTATAAAAAACAAAAGATTAAGAATGATCCAAGATGTAAAAGAGAGCTTACAGTCTAGAAAACAATTGAGTCTGAATATTGTATATGGTTTGCATGAAGGTGAAGGTGATAACCTTACATTTTATCCTATTGATGGACAACAGAGGCTTACGTTCTTATATTTGCTGCATTGGTATTTGGCACTAATCTCAGCAGAGGGAGAATTTGAGCGCTTTTGCGAGCTGAAGTCTTTTTCCTATGAGACAAGAAATTATGCGAATGAATTTTTTAGCTTTTTGAGAATTAAGGACAATAAAGAAATGTGGCTAAATATTTTTAAAAGCCGTGATCGCCATAAACGCACACTGTTAGAGCAAATTAAATTGAAAGCGTGGTTTAAGTCTCAGTGGCTTACAGATACTACGGTTATTTCTATTATTAATGTGTTTAGCGATTTTATAGACAATCTTGAAACAAAAATTGATGTTTCTAAGGCCGCGGAATTTTATGATCAATTAAAAACTAGTACTTTAATTTGTTTTGATTTTCTTTCTGAATTGGCTAAAGATGCAGAACTTACTGCTTCTACCAATTATATTCGATTAAATGCCCGGGGAAAGCAGCTGGATGAATTTGAAAATGTAAAAGCAATTTTATCTTTGTTAGAGAACAAATTGGGAGGCGAAATTAAAGAATATCAGAAGTTTGTATACCAATATGATCAGAAGTATATTGATATTTTCTATAAGGAATGCTCAGAAGAGACGAAATTAGAAGAAAAAACAAAACAAATTAATGATAAAACCCTCAGACTGTTGATGAGTACATATATCTTTTTGCGATCTATTAGAGGTGAAGCCAAGGATGAACATATAACATTCGATACTTATTATTCTATTATATATTATGAATCCCAAGAAGATGAAATCTCAGGATTTTGGAAAGAGTATTTTGAGTTTTTGAATATTTTGCTAACAACAATAGCTGGTGATGGTAGAATTCAAAAACGCTTGACATTATTTTGGGAACAAGTGTATGAGCCTAAGACAAATGATTCTGATAACCTGGTATCTAGCTTGCGGTATGTTTATTATTATTACAAATCACAACAGCAATATCTCAATATAGATAAGCTTGAACAATTGGATTATGTACTTCTTAATTTGAAATATAGGGAGTGGAGACAGAACGGGTTTCAAACAATTGAATTACTTGCTCGGTATAGTGCATATTATCCAGATGTATTCGAATTTTTTGCTCAAGAAACACTAGATAAAGTGATTGCAAAGTTGAATGTAAATAAGGAAAATTGTGAGATTACTGATGTAAATGATATAAAAGTAAGATTTAAAGAGCAGTGTATAAAAGCGAGTATTATAAAGCGGTTAAATGAAGATTACCAGCTGTTTGCATCGTTAGAAGGTAAATCGGGCAAACGGCAAATTCAATATTTATTAAGTATAGCTAACATGTGGGTAAATGAAATTACAAAAGAGAAAATAGATGTTTTATTGCGATATATGGAGATAGCAGAAAGATTTCTTTGCAGTCAGTCAAAACAAGAACAGCTACTTTGGAAAAAGCTCTTTGCTGTAGCGAGTTACTGGGATGTAAACAATAATCATTTATTAACGTCCTATATGATAAACCAACAAATAAGTGCTAAGGATCGGTCAGGAAAACGAAATGTTCATTATTGGAATAATGACTATTATTTCATAAATGATGATATAGAAGATAAAGAAAAGGAAGGTCATAAGCTAAATGAGCATAAATATGAGCTTGTAAAAAGAGCATATGATATTTGGATCTCCTATGGATTATCAGATGAACAGCAGAGGAAAGTTTGGTTAAAGGATCAATTTGCTGATTCGGCATATGAAGCAAGTTGGTTAAAATATGCAATTGATAGAAATCGTCTGGAGCTATTAGATAACACTGTTTCGTATGACGATGCGCAGGAAAGAGTTTATATCGATATTAAGCATAATTATAGAAATCCCAATTGGAGATATAATTTTTTTTCCACAGTGTATATGTTTGATTTTTTAGAGAATCAACCAGAATACAAACATAATATGTATAACGCTTACGTTTGGGACTATTATGGGAGAGCATTTTCTGCAGATTCTATTGAAAATGGAACTCATTTTTATCCAAATCTAAAAATTATCAACCAGTTTGGTTTGCGGTTGCTCTGGGATGGTTTTAGACGGAAAGAATTATCTTACAAATTTGGTGAGCAATCATGGGAAGTAAGAGGTGTTTTTGGTTATAACCACTCTATTGATTTCCCACACGGACCTAATTCTAATATCACGATTACCCATAAAGACGTTATAATTACAGAATTTTTAAAAGGGAATCAATATAAGCAGTATATATATAATCTTGATAAGTCCAGTGAATTATCCGAAATTGAAGATAGAATACAGGATTTCAAAGTGAAGATTAATGGACTTAAATATACAACAGATGCTGAATATGAACATTGGTCTAGCCGCAATTACTCATACAATTATAATGAAGTATACAGATATCATTATAAGAATAGTATCATAACCCAAATAAATAAGGAGAACTTTGTTGATATCGAAAACATCCAATTTATTAAATGCAATAATCTCCTTTAA
- a CDS encoding tyrosine-type recombinase/integrase: protein MDHENHLITKNEQSKTDETQESFRQNFSFAEKILDVQGMFPTLSDDHDIRKVTREKVELMLYAKQRIPEIQPIEGNTYLGAEGINNWIWENRVQPEIPQSLLREYLRRRMHNTPHNFFRKFQLTHNLVLHTAKLFEIAPSQIEDRHLLDPKTLHQGFEQLAKDGVTSTLFHFLMRKSIHNGILDKDFPFVKASDKESRMHPRILNLQIHMEEKGLSRKYIRNTATHVHQLLVWLCANVQMFRTTSPDTISIFQIQNEHLLMYRTYKLRLVRDDGNSRISFAHSIYAIRLFYRFLHEKFGYEAPLQRFYSIKAPRYSPRELPTDQQIEAFFHVVAQYARNPVREEIGYRLMFHLGLRLSEVAHIKWSDINLGTRTIVIHSKGKKSHVLPLVGKLYSLLQELHTQPKTTYIMGQSISTIKHEVYEYFILYAMITGWPFPGGVHIFRHMFITRLAYKGVLPQAIKELARVRMLDTVGLYMHMAHRDQHMISQIDLLKYE, encoded by the coding sequence ATGGATCATGAAAACCACTTAATCACGAAGAACGAGCAGTCGAAAACTGATGAGACCCAAGAATCTTTTCGGCAGAATTTTTCTTTTGCCGAAAAGATTCTTGACGTTCAGGGTATGTTTCCCACGCTCAGTGACGATCATGATATTAGAAAAGTCACGCGTGAGAAGGTGGAACTTATGCTGTATGCCAAACAACGGATACCTGAAATTCAACCTATCGAGGGCAACACGTATCTGGGTGCAGAAGGGATCAATAATTGGATATGGGAAAACAGAGTGCAACCTGAAATCCCTCAAAGTTTATTACGAGAATATTTACGTCGTAGGATGCACAATACACCGCATAACTTTTTCAGAAAATTCCAACTTACTCACAATCTTGTGCTTCACACTGCGAAGCTTTTTGAGATCGCTCCTTCTCAAATTGAAGATAGACACTTGCTTGATCCCAAAACCCTTCACCAGGGTTTTGAACAACTAGCGAAGGATGGGGTCACGTCAACTCTATTCCACTTTTTAATGCGAAAATCCATTCATAACGGAATATTAGATAAAGACTTCCCATTCGTTAAAGCATCAGACAAAGAGTCACGAATGCATCCGAGAATCCTCAACCTCCAAATACATATGGAAGAAAAAGGACTATCTCGTAAATATATTCGGAATACAGCTACCCACGTACACCAACTCTTGGTTTGGCTTTGTGCAAATGTCCAGATGTTTAGGACAACAAGTCCAGATACGATCTCAATTTTCCAAATCCAAAATGAACATTTGCTGATGTACCGCACCTACAAACTAAGGCTCGTAAGGGATGATGGCAACAGCCGAATCTCATTTGCACACAGTATATATGCCATACGCTTATTCTATCGCTTTTTGCATGAGAAATTTGGCTATGAGGCCCCCTTACAGCGCTTCTACTCCATAAAGGCCCCCCGATACAGCCCTCGTGAACTTCCAACGGATCAGCAAATCGAAGCATTCTTTCATGTGGTGGCGCAATACGCAAGAAATCCTGTCCGTGAAGAGATTGGGTACCGATTGATGTTCCATCTGGGGTTACGCTTATCGGAAGTAGCGCATATCAAATGGAGTGATATTAATTTAGGAACACGAACGATCGTCATCCACAGTAAAGGCAAGAAGAGTCACGTTTTACCTCTCGTTGGAAAGCTCTATTCCCTTTTACAAGAGCTTCACACACAGCCGAAGACAACCTACATCATGGGACAAAGTATCTCTACGATTAAACACGAGGTATATGAATATTTCATTCTTTATGCGATGATTACCGGTTGGCCGTTTCCAGGTGGCGTTCATATCTTTCGCCATATGTTTATTACGCGTCTTGCATACAAGGGCGTCCTTCCTCAAGCGATAAAAGAATTAGCCCGTGTACGAATGCTGGATACCGTAGGGCTATACATGCATATGGCACACCGAGATCAGCACATGATTAGTCAAATTGATCTGCTCAAATATGAGTAA